The DNA region GTGGTAAATGGGCTGGTAAAGAAGGTTTGACTTGGAAACCTGCTAACCAAAGGTAGCATTCACTCCGGCGTTGCCGGAGTATTTTATTCACTCCGGTTTCGCCGGAGTAGGATTTGAAAAAACTTTGGTCTCAAAAGGGAGTCGTAAGACTCCCTTTTTTATTTGTAGGAATGCAGTCCATTCGTTTTGATTTCGAAATTTTCTGGCCGACGGCCTTGCTGACTCTAACATTCGAGCCATTGCGGTAAGAGTATGGAGGGAGAGCAAGGAGAATCTAGCTATGAAAATACCCTGGAGAGTCTTTCTTGGTTCATTTGCCGTTGTGTGCCTCTTTGATGCAGAACCCGTCGGCGCTCAATACACTTCAGGTCCGAATGGCCAGCGCGAGTACTTTCCCGCCGCTGACTACATAGCCTTGTTCGAGAACATGAGTGTGGACGACATCCGAAATACAGTTTTACAATCCTGGATTCATGGCGTGAATCCGGCATATTATTGGCGCTCTGATATGGAAAAAGCATATCAATCAGGCGGAGCTACGGCGCCGGGTCTGAAAGCAAAAGCCGACGAATACTACTTGAGACTCTTGAAGGATGTTTCTGTGGGAAGTGTCAACCCAGAGCAGCTGGGACCTGATATTAAGCTTTCCAAAAAGAACTTCATTTCTGTCAAATACCTGCAGATGCTTGTGAATGCCAGCGGTAATAAGCCAAATCTTGTGATGGACAGTCTGGCGCCACAAAGTCCGCCTTACAATTCATTGAAGGCCGCCATGGCAAAGATTTATCCATCTTGCAGTGACGGAACCTGGGCGCCGCTGAAGCCTTTTAAAAAGGCCCTTAAATTCAATACTAAAAATCCTGCGGTCATCGACATTAAAAAACGCCTCAATCTGCTTGGCTACCCAATTGGAAATTTTGATGAAACCTTTGACGCTGAAACGGTGCGGGCAATTAATGACATTCAATGGAATTTGCATTGGAAACCCGATGGTGTGTTGTCTCCAGGGGGCCGTACTTGGAAGTTCTTAAGTGTGTCGTGTAAAGATCGTACACGCCAGTTGCAAGCTGACATGGAAAAGATGCGATGGTTTCCACAAACTTTTCCTGAACGATATGTATTTGTAAATACGGCGATGACGTACTTCGGGATGGTGGATCGGGCGCAGCCTTACTCCATGGCATTTAAATCTATCAGTGGCCGTCCTGCCAGAAAAACTCCGACCATGGCCGACAGTATCGTGCGG from Bdellovibrio sp. GT3 includes:
- a CDS encoding L,D-transpeptidase family protein is translated as MKIPWRVFLGSFAVVCLFDAEPVGAQYTSGPNGQREYFPAADYIALFENMSVDDIRNTVLQSWIHGVNPAYYWRSDMEKAYQSGGATAPGLKAKADEYYLRLLKDVSVGSVNPEQLGPDIKLSKKNFISVKYLQMLVNASGNKPNLVMDSLAPQSPPYNSLKAAMAKIYPSCSDGTWAPLKPFKKALKFNTKNPAVIDIKKRLNLLGYPIGNFDETFDAETVRAINDIQWNLHWKPDGVLSPGGRTWKFLSVSCKDRTRQLQADMEKMRWFPQTFPERYVFVNTAMTYFGMVDRAQPYSMAFKSISGRPARKTPTMADSIVRVILNPFWVVPPTIFIEDKVEEIKKLSRSEINRYFDSHNYEVWNREFTKRLDPASIDWWAIDSGADANIYIRQKPHMGNALGVVKFDLTNSYSIYLHDTNQRELFAQANRQLSSGCVRLEKPLDLAEYLLKGTEWDRQAIESTVAQPGQVMTKDTKIRLPQAMPVYIGFITSQMFSDRVIRFAEDSYKQNSAILSLMRAPF